Proteins found in one Amblyraja radiata isolate CabotCenter1 chromosome 45, sAmbRad1.1.pri, whole genome shotgun sequence genomic segment:
- the LOC116968514 gene encoding histone H2B-like — protein sequence MPDPPKTKDAVGSLPKTAAKKETAAKKGAKKALPKSAVKGGKKRRRSRKESYSIYIYKVMKQVHPDTGISSKAMGIMNSFVNDIFERIAGEASRLAHYNKRATISSREIQTAVRLLLPGELAKHAVSEGTKAVTKYTSSK from the coding sequence ATGCCCGATCCGCCGAAAACCAAAgatgctgtaggatctttgccgaAAACAGCCGCCAAGAAGGAAACAGCTGCCAAGAAGGGCGCAAAGAAAGCTTTGCCGAAATCCGCAGTCAAAGGGGGCAAGAAGCGCAGGAGGTCAAGGAAGGAGAGTTACTCCATCTACATCTACAAAGTGATGAAGCAGGTTCACCCGGACACCGGCATCTCCTCCAAGGCCATGGGCATCATGAACTCGTTCGTGAACGATATTTTCGAGCGTATCGCGGGCGAGGCTTCCCGCCTGGCGCATTATAACAAGCGGGCGACCATCAGCTCCCGAGAGATTCAGACCGCCGTGCGCCTGCTTCTTCCCGGGGAGCTGGCCAAACACGCCGTGTCGGAAGGGACAAAGGCGGTGACCAAGTACACCAGTTCCAAATAA
- the LOC116968562 gene encoding histone H2AX-like yields the protein MSGRGKTSGKARAKAKSRSSRAGLQFPVGRVHRHLRKGNYAQRVGAGAPVYLAAVLEYLTAEILELAGNAARDNKKSRIIPRHLQLAVRNDEELNKLLGGVTIAQGGVLPNIQAVLLPKKTGGTNK from the coding sequence ATGTCTGGACGAGGAAAAACCAGCGGCAAAGCTCGGGCCAAGGCCAAGTCTCGCTCATCCCGTGCTGGTCTGCAGTTCCCGGTCGGTCGTGTTCATAGGCACTTGAGGAAAGGCAACTATGCTCAGCGGGTGGGTGCAGGAGCCCCGGTCTATCTGGCTGCTGTGCTCGAATATCTGACGGCTGAAATCCTCGAGCTGGCCGGCAACGCGGCCCGGGACAACAAGAAGAGCCGCATCATCCCCAGACATCTGCAGCTGGCCGTCCGCAACGACGAGGAGCTCAACAAGCTGCTGGGAGGGGTGACCATCGCTCAGGGCGGTGTGTTGCCCAATATCCAGGCCGTGCTGTTGCCCAAGAAAACCGGCGGAACGAACAAGTAA